One genomic region from Litoribacterium kuwaitense encodes:
- a CDS encoding fatty acid desaturase family protein has protein sequence MTTLHKPGWYARHIAPHLPKKAFKPVPQRLWGGAAYLVITLAIAFLMGWFDLHITLNLLGAALLGACFAGLGFLGHEILHGAIVKKRWLRNFLGAVAFWPLSTGPKLWRMWHNRGHHVHTQHDDEDPDSWLSYDQVHKRRLTRLLYRIPFPIRAVIAFASLAITFSFHSTKMFIKYIKSFKREEQKSVWMQFILPWAAWIGLLFALGFEKWLYIYLIPLLIANFIVMAYISTNHRLNPLGDVNDPLVNSLSVNVPKWVDVIHFNFSHHTEHHLFPGMSAKYYPIIKQHLKEKWPDRYNEMPLGEALLALYQTPRVYFKQTELIDPNRQHVYGSLRNGLDPKNIKYRNIKNDDDSSNDTMKK, from the coding sequence ATGACAACATTACACAAACCTGGATGGTATGCGAGACATATAGCACCTCACTTGCCGAAGAAAGCGTTTAAACCTGTCCCACAAAGATTATGGGGTGGCGCCGCTTATTTGGTCATTACTTTAGCCATTGCTTTTCTGATGGGCTGGTTTGATTTGCACATTACGCTGAATCTATTAGGCGCAGCATTGCTTGGCGCATGCTTTGCAGGTCTAGGATTTCTTGGTCATGAAATTTTGCATGGAGCGATTGTCAAAAAGCGTTGGCTACGAAATTTTTTGGGAGCTGTTGCATTTTGGCCATTAAGCACTGGGCCTAAGCTTTGGAGAATGTGGCACAACCGCGGTCACCATGTTCATACGCAGCATGATGATGAAGACCCTGATTCGTGGCTCAGTTATGATCAGGTTCATAAGCGTCGATTGACGCGCTTATTGTACCGTATTCCGTTTCCGATTCGAGCGGTCATTGCGTTTGCGTCACTGGCGATTACCTTTTCTTTTCATTCGACAAAAATGTTTATCAAATACATTAAGTCCTTTAAACGGGAAGAACAAAAAAGCGTCTGGATGCAGTTTATATTACCTTGGGCTGCGTGGATCGGTCTTTTGTTCGCCCTTGGCTTTGAAAAATGGCTCTATATATACCTGATTCCGCTTCTTATTGCTAACTTTATTGTCATGGCATATATTTCTACAAACCATCGGTTAAACCCTTTAGGAGATGTGAATGATCCGCTCGTCAACAGCTTATCTGTCAATGTGCCTAAATGGGTGGACGTGATTCATTTTAATTTTTCACACCATACTGAGCACCACCTTTTTCCTGGGATGAGTGCTAAGTATTATCCGATCATTAAGCAGCACTTGAAAGAAAAGTGGCCCGATCGATACAATGAAATGCCCCTTGGAGAGGCGTTGCTCGCACTTTATCAGACGCCTAGGGTGTATTTTAAGCAAACCGAGCTCATTGATCCAAACCGTCAACACGTTTACGGGTCACTACGCAATGGGCTTGATCCGAAAAATATTAAATATAGAAACATTAAAAACGACGACGACTCGTCAAATGATACAATGAAAAAATAA
- a CDS encoding NUDIX hydrolase, whose amino-acid sequence MEDEKLTVFNEQREAIGTASRECVHRDGLWHETFHCWLVYEEDGVVYIGFQQRCMEKKDYPGLYDISVAGHLLADETVEHGVREMEEELGLKVHFKELVKVGVIPEELNSKEMTDREWCHVYLYPKKADLSQFRFQKEEVSGFFWANGEHVAALWKGQNHSIQLVGAVVDEKTNQVVSCRREAGKEAFVQHSERYFAELLAGIQAIFSV is encoded by the coding sequence ATGGAAGACGAAAAATTGACAGTTTTTAATGAGCAACGTGAAGCGATCGGTACGGCTTCGAGAGAGTGTGTGCACCGTGATGGTTTATGGCACGAGACATTTCATTGCTGGCTCGTCTATGAGGAAGATGGAGTCGTGTACATTGGTTTCCAGCAACGATGTATGGAGAAAAAGGATTACCCGGGGTTGTACGACATTTCGGTAGCAGGTCATTTGCTGGCAGATGAGACAGTGGAACATGGTGTCCGAGAAATGGAGGAGGAATTAGGGCTAAAAGTTCATTTCAAGGAGCTTGTCAAGGTTGGCGTCATACCTGAGGAGCTGAATAGTAAGGAAATGACCGATCGTGAGTGGTGTCATGTGTATCTGTATCCAAAAAAAGCCGACCTGTCACAGTTCCGTTTTCAAAAAGAAGAAGTGTCTGGGTTCTTTTGGGCGAATGGAGAACATGTTGCTGCGCTTTGGAAAGGGCAAAATCACTCTATTCAACTAGTGGGTGCCGTGGTCGATGAAAAGACGAATCAAGTCGTTTCGTGTAGAAGAGAAGCTGGTAAAGAAGCGTTTGTCCAGCATTCAGAGCGTTATTTTGCAGAGCTGCTTGCAGGTATACAAGCGATCTTCTCCGTGTAA
- a CDS encoding thiamine-binding protein — protein MATMTVGLQILPNGKDAHTHGGIDHILDVVKGSGLSYVIGPMETVIEGELHEVMSVVQKAQQVCVDAPDVEEFSATIKTHYCASGISIEEKTK, from the coding sequence ATGGCAACAATGACGGTTGGACTACAAATATTACCGAACGGAAAAGATGCCCACACACATGGAGGGATCGATCACATTCTCGATGTCGTGAAAGGCTCCGGTCTTTCCTATGTTATTGGTCCTATGGAAACAGTCATTGAAGGTGAGCTTCATGAAGTGATGTCCGTCGTGCAAAAAGCGCAGCAAGTTTGTGTGGATGCTCCAGATGTCGAAGAATTTTCCGCAACCATAAAAACGCACTATTGTGCTTCTGGCATATCGATTGAAGAAAAGACGAAGTAA
- a CDS encoding NAD(P)H-binding protein, translating to MAQSLPRPQVVVAGASSSVGKHLLQPLSNLYDVTALSRSGLNRGNIPHLTWRSCDLFSVKDAERSLQNADYAVYLVHSRNSNATLTQARYEDMDLILADNFARAAKKHHVKQIIYLIEHIPESPAKQRRYEKSRLEVEQVLRAYGTPVTTIRTEAIIGRQSALMSTVEHWIQSRPFILLPSTTETYGCPVTMDEVIHTILASLGSKDMFSKNVQLTGSEAITYRELILRTAASMKVNKYWISLPIRMAKRWGSSQSLTTPLLSSHEQVEKNVPLNEAIRQATVKTTGNAIAKPGHRHTPSVRSVQRVPFSHHCQASGIAHDYMHWLARVGRPLLRTQAEGNKYAIYGIGIKEPLLTLTFCAEWSTPTRALYTISGGLFAAVDQHQYGRMEFRHIPHSEQGLIAIHDFQPSLPWTLYKYTQAKVHLLVMHLFKAHLHKKMTHHSKTRKRPRPAGLRMS from the coding sequence GTGGCACAATCTTTACCAAGACCTCAAGTTGTTGTCGCAGGTGCAAGCAGTTCCGTTGGCAAGCATTTACTTCAGCCTTTGTCTAACTTATATGATGTAACTGCACTCTCAAGGAGTGGCTTGAACCGTGGAAATATCCCTCACCTTACGTGGCGCTCGTGCGATCTGTTTTCTGTAAAAGATGCAGAGCGATCATTGCAGAACGCTGACTACGCCGTGTATTTAGTGCACTCTCGTAACTCTAATGCAACACTGACACAAGCCCGATATGAGGATATGGATCTTATTCTCGCTGACAATTTTGCCCGGGCAGCAAAGAAGCATCACGTCAAGCAAATCATTTATCTTATTGAACACATTCCGGAAAGCCCCGCGAAACAAAGACGGTATGAAAAGAGCCGACTTGAAGTCGAGCAAGTGCTGCGCGCATATGGCACTCCCGTCACAACGATACGTACAGAGGCAATCATTGGACGACAGTCGGCTCTCATGTCCACAGTGGAACATTGGATTCAGTCTCGCCCTTTCATCTTGCTCCCATCTACGACAGAAACTTACGGTTGTCCTGTAACAATGGATGAAGTCATTCATACTATTTTAGCATCTTTAGGAAGTAAGGATATGTTTTCCAAAAACGTGCAACTTACAGGCTCTGAAGCCATCACCTATCGCGAACTGATTCTTCGTACAGCTGCATCGATGAAGGTCAATAAATATTGGATCAGCCTGCCGATTCGAATGGCAAAACGATGGGGAAGCTCCCAAAGCCTGACAACACCCCTTTTAAGCAGTCACGAACAAGTAGAAAAAAACGTGCCGCTGAACGAGGCCATTCGACAAGCGACCGTTAAAACAACGGGAAATGCCATTGCAAAACCCGGTCATCGTCACACTCCCTCCGTCCGTTCAGTACAAAGAGTCCCTTTCTCTCATCATTGTCAAGCAAGCGGGATAGCACATGATTATATGCATTGGCTGGCTCGAGTTGGACGACCTCTTTTGCGAACACAGGCCGAAGGAAACAAATATGCGATTTACGGCATTGGAATCAAGGAGCCACTCCTGACGCTTACATTTTGTGCTGAGTGGAGCACGCCCACCAGAGCGTTGTACACAATCAGTGGCGGACTGTTTGCTGCTGTCGATCAGCACCAATATGGCCGGATGGAATTCCGCCACATTCCTCACTCGGAGCAAGGCTTAATCGCTATACACGACTTCCAGCCCTCTTTGCCATGGACGTTATATAAATACACCCAGGCAAAAGTCCATTTACTCGTCATGCACTTATTTAAAGCACACTTACACAAAAAAATGACTCACCATTCAAAAACGCGGAAACGCCCCCGCCCGGCTGGTCTTCGCATGTCTTGA